One window from the genome of Natronosalvus amylolyticus encodes:
- a CDS encoding amphi-Trp domain-containing protein, with the protein MPEEILFKSESDHSREEIAAYLQRVADKLEQGDAITLKSGSESVTMEPPARPTFEVKAEREGPTDGPGELSIEFELEWNENGSEGDSGSSQLEIE; encoded by the coding sequence ATGCCCGAAGAAATCCTGTTCAAATCGGAGAGCGATCATAGTCGAGAGGAGATCGCAGCGTACCTTCAGCGTGTAGCCGACAAGTTAGAACAAGGGGACGCGATCACGCTTAAATCGGGATCCGAGTCCGTGACGATGGAGCCGCCAGCTCGCCCGACATTCGAGGTCAAAGCCGAACGTGAGGGACCGACGGACGGACCCGGTGAATTGAGTATCGAGTTCGAACTCGAATGGAACGAGAACGGCAGTGAGGGAGATAGTGGGAGCAGTCAGCTAGAAATCGAGTGA
- a CDS encoding DUF2080 family transposase-associated protein: protein MDRHEIEGYEVIDRDVRPVGNGAHVLVPKRWIGADVKVVRVSEPDIDSGE, encoded by the coding sequence ATGGATCGGCACGAAATTGAGGGCTACGAAGTCATCGACAGAGACGTTCGCCCGGTCGGAAACGGCGCGCACGTTCTCGTCCCGAAACGGTGGATTGGAGCGGACGTGAAAGTCGTCCGTGTTTCTGAACCAGACATCGATTCAGGCGAGTAG
- a CDS encoding helix-turn-helix domain-containing protein, with translation MSTSDHPPSDLESVRERLNVVTQETRFALLQDIFGHPSELPTLKELDYVNPSKSQTTIRQHLQQLVNAGIVEEMLLPEDRRQNDLPYKFYGISESGRQFLEEHKLHRAQDTLREIYNRVEKTDDIKRYETAPRPER, from the coding sequence ATGAGTACGTCCGATCACCCGCCGAGCGACCTAGAGTCCGTTCGGGAGCGGCTCAACGTCGTCACTCAGGAGACGCGGTTTGCGCTCCTCCAGGACATCTTTGGGCATCCGTCGGAATTGCCGACGCTGAAGGAACTCGACTACGTCAACCCCAGCAAGAGCCAGACGACGATTCGCCAGCACCTCCAGCAGCTCGTCAACGCTGGTATCGTCGAGGAAATGCTTCTGCCAGAGGATCGTCGGCAGAACGATCTGCCGTACAAGTTCTACGGAATCAGCGAGAGTGGTCGGCAGTTCCTCGAGGAGCACAAGCTCCACCGGGCACAAGACACGCTTCGAGAGATCTACAACCGCGTTGAGAAGACCGACGACATCAAACGCTACGAGACCGCCCCGCGACCCGAGCGCTAA
- the orc4 gene encoding DNA replication protein Orc4, producing the protein MTPDSSPNSVDDPLFESGHRLFANKDLLKIGHVPEADRIVGRDEEISKLAKRLNGAVHGYSPENVMIYGKTGTGKSLVSKHVCQRAQNAAQDGVEIGTAYLDCAEDNTETQAISSLAAKLNDESSTGITVPHTGLSTSKYYKLLWKTLDAQFDSVIIILDEIDLMNDDSVLMKLSRAEEAGKIDCSVGVIAISNKIQYVDNVNERVKSSFQHKELFFKPYDANQLREIMFNREDAFQDGVLSEDVIPLSAAFAAQEHGDARKAIDILRHAGEVAYEAGAEQVAEEHVRQAQQHAEKDRFRELVNGAPTQAKAALLALTELSVNTNDDAFLTSRVYDQYERICNHLDMDILSVRRFRDILKEQAFLGVVEIEKINKGSAGGIHLQNRLIEDPQVVRETIFEDSRMQDWAHK; encoded by the coding sequence ATGACGCCCGACTCTTCACCCAATTCTGTCGACGATCCCCTCTTTGAATCCGGGCATCGTCTCTTCGCGAACAAGGATCTCCTAAAAATCGGCCACGTTCCAGAGGCTGACCGGATCGTCGGTCGCGACGAGGAAATCTCGAAACTCGCAAAACGCCTCAATGGCGCTGTCCACGGGTACTCTCCGGAGAACGTAATGATCTACGGGAAAACAGGGACCGGTAAATCTCTCGTTTCAAAACACGTCTGTCAACGAGCTCAAAATGCTGCTCAGGATGGCGTCGAGATTGGAACAGCGTATCTCGACTGTGCAGAAGACAATACCGAGACCCAGGCGATCTCCTCACTTGCCGCGAAGCTGAACGATGAATCTTCTACTGGAATCACCGTTCCTCATACCGGCCTCAGTACGTCGAAATACTACAAACTCCTCTGGAAGACGCTTGACGCTCAATTCGATTCTGTGATCATCATCCTGGACGAGATCGACTTGATGAACGACGACAGCGTGCTGATGAAACTCTCGCGCGCTGAAGAGGCGGGGAAAATCGACTGTAGCGTCGGTGTCATCGCGATCAGCAACAAGATCCAGTACGTCGACAACGTGAACGAGCGCGTGAAAAGCAGTTTTCAACACAAGGAGCTGTTCTTCAAGCCATACGACGCCAACCAGCTCCGGGAGATCATGTTCAACCGCGAGGACGCCTTCCAGGACGGCGTCCTTTCCGAGGACGTGATTCCGCTCTCGGCTGCCTTTGCCGCACAGGAACACGGCGATGCTCGGAAGGCGATCGATATTCTTCGCCACGCCGGGGAGGTCGCCTACGAGGCCGGGGCAGAGCAAGTAGCGGAGGAACACGTCCGCCAGGCGCAGCAACACGCCGAAAAGGACCGGTTCAGAGAACTCGTGAACGGTGCACCCACGCAGGCGAAGGCGGCGTTGCTGGCGCTAACGGAACTGAGTGTCAACACCAACGACGATGCTTTCCTCACGAGCCGGGTGTACGACCAGTACGAACGCATCTGCAACCATCTCGATATGGATATCCTCTCCGTCCGTCGGTTCCGCGATATCCTGAAAGAGCAAGCTTTCCTCGGGGTTGTCGAAATCGAGAAGATCAACAAGGGAAGTGCGGGCGGCATCCACCTCCAGAACCGACTCATCGAAGATCCTCAGGTCGTCCGCGAAACGATCTTTGAGGACAGCCGGATGCAGGACTGGGCTCACAAGTAA
- a CDS encoding ribonuclease H-like domain-containing protein — MTHILAVSDWRSQPIDDLYTILETVEATPDLLLYAGDDLSRFKNADTDTDHLAELARLTKHQQSLYVRGNDDFPPSTGPQFDTEFTTDLHRTPYTYEDLVFIGQEGSTQGPGLITYSEDDVQQHLSEQHTACEDRTPILVTHTPPFGILDIGKRFGQQHIGSKAVRSFINDIQPPATVCGHCHQFGGRVETLDYGTVINIASHDGLNDPGRYALITIDASNESIEYEFYDTRHLLGSRLTDLVQIGRKRVEQFSGLGITSPDEITEERRAELEALPGASSWHVDRWIAHREAFENDEVVILNKSAFDDLHDTEPLLLDIETDLQQDRVWLVGTYSYQNDAYRQFFDPDDESGLLQELSEYLDNHGSEPIIYYGGNYFDEQCLSRRFDEHGITEGINHLERAHDLGITAQQELFGPFNRHKLDVVANALGFEYQDPTVDGFVVGSKYTRYLLDGEEPDWDRLKQYNIDDVTALRTIVDHIRS; from the coding sequence ATGACCCACATACTTGCCGTATCTGACTGGCGCTCTCAACCGATTGACGATCTCTACACCATTCTCGAAACTGTAGAAGCAACTCCAGATCTACTACTGTATGCCGGCGACGACCTCTCACGTTTCAAAAACGCCGATACTGACACAGATCATCTTGCAGAACTTGCTCGCCTCACGAAGCACCAACAATCACTCTATGTCCGAGGAAACGACGACTTCCCCCCGTCAACCGGTCCGCAATTCGATACGGAATTTACCACCGACCTCCACAGGACACCATACACCTACGAGGACCTCGTGTTCATCGGTCAGGAAGGATCAACCCAGGGTCCTGGTCTCATCACCTATTCCGAGGACGACGTCCAACAGCACCTTTCCGAACAACACACCGCTTGTGAGGACAGAACCCCGATTCTTGTCACTCACACCCCTCCCTTCGGCATTCTCGATATCGGTAAGCGATTCGGGCAACAACATATCGGGTCGAAGGCCGTCAGGAGCTTCATAAACGACATCCAGCCCCCAGCCACCGTCTGCGGTCATTGCCATCAATTCGGAGGCAGAGTTGAAACCCTCGATTACGGCACGGTGATCAACATTGCATCCCACGACGGATTAAATGACCCAGGAAGATACGCACTCATCACTATCGACGCCTCGAACGAGTCTATCGAATACGAGTTCTACGACACTCGCCATCTGCTAGGAAGCCGCCTGACTGATCTCGTCCAGATCGGGAGAAAACGAGTGGAACAGTTCAGTGGGTTAGGAATCACTAGCCCAGATGAGATTACCGAAGAACGGCGTGCCGAACTCGAAGCCCTCCCTGGAGCCTCGTCATGGCACGTGGACCGGTGGATTGCTCATCGAGAGGCTTTCGAAAACGATGAGGTCGTGATTCTAAACAAGTCCGCCTTCGACGACCTTCACGATACGGAGCCTCTCCTCTTGGACATAGAAACGGACCTTCAGCAGGATCGGGTCTGGCTGGTCGGCACCTACAGCTACCAGAACGATGCGTACCGACAATTCTTCGATCCGGACGACGAGTCAGGACTCCTTCAGGAGCTGTCTGAGTACCTTGATAATCATGGCTCCGAGCCAATCATCTACTACGGAGGGAACTACTTCGATGAACAGTGTCTAAGTCGAAGGTTCGACGAACACGGCATCACTGAGGGGATCAACCATCTGGAGCGAGCACACGACCTCGGGATAACTGCCCAACAGGAACTCTTCGGGCCCTTCAATCGGCATAAATTGGACGTCGTAGCGAATGCACTCGGGTTTGAATATCAAGACCCGACCGTCGATGGTTTTGTGGTCGGGAGCAAGTACACGCGATATCTCCTTGACGGCGAAGAACCAGACTGGGATCGACTCAAACAGTACAATATCGACGATGTAACGGCGCTGAGAACAATCGTCGATCACATCAGATCGTAG
- a CDS encoding SOS response-associated peptidase, whose amino-acid sequence MCGRNSLFIDQADLEACFDAEVVTDGGYTPRYNIAPGDELHIITNEAPDEIDAYHWGLIPFWADQPEEGIINARSETADEKRVFERAWESRPCLVPSSGFYEWKAPNGGTKQPYRIYREDDPVFAMAGLWDVWEGDDETISCVTILTTDSNDLMNPIHDRMPVVLPQNAETEWLSAGPDTRKDLCQPYPKDDLDADEISTRVNNPGNDDPQVIEPLDHEQSGLGEFTSG is encoded by the coding sequence ATGTGTGGCCGAAACTCCCTCTTCATCGATCAGGCCGACCTCGAGGCTTGCTTCGACGCCGAAGTCGTCACGGACGGCGGGTACACACCCCGGTACAACATCGCGCCTGGCGACGAGCTCCACATCATCACGAACGAGGCTCCAGACGAGATCGATGCCTACCACTGGGGACTGATTCCGTTTTGGGCGGACCAGCCCGAGGAAGGCATCATCAACGCTCGCTCCGAGACTGCCGACGAGAAACGCGTCTTCGAGCGGGCGTGGGAATCCCGCCCCTGTCTGGTCCCCTCGTCAGGGTTCTACGAGTGGAAGGCACCGAACGGCGGGACAAAACAGCCCTACCGGATTTACCGCGAGGACGACCCCGTGTTCGCGATGGCGGGGCTCTGGGACGTCTGGGAGGGCGACGACGAGACGATATCGTGCGTGACGATCCTCACGACGGACTCGAACGACCTGATGAACCCTATCCACGACCGGATGCCGGTCGTCCTCCCGCAGAACGCTGAGACCGAATGGCTCTCCGCAGGCCCGGATACCCGCAAGGACCTGTGCCAGCCGTATCCGAAGGATGATTTGGACGCCGACGAGATCTCGACGCGGGTTAACAACCCCGGAAACGACGATCCCCAGGTCATCGAGCCGCTGGATCATGAGCAATCGGGGCTCGGTGAGTTCACCTCCGGATAG